Sequence from the Candidatus Margulisiibacteriota bacterium genome:
TGCGCGTCGAAAATTTTGCAAGGTTATATTTCGCCATACACCGCCACAGCCGTGCAAAAATTACAGGCCGCCGGCGCGGTCATCGTCGGCAAGACCAATCTTGACGAATTTGCTATGGGTTCGTCCACCGAGAACTCGGCCTTCCAGCAAACGACTAATCCCTGGGACAAAGAGCGTGTGCCGGGCGGTTCCTCGGGCGGCGCGGCGGCGGCTGTCGCGGCAGATGAATGTTTTGGCTGTCTGGGTTCGGATACCGGCGGCTCGATCCGCCAGCCGGCGTCTTTTTGCGGCGTGGTCGGTCTGAAGCCGACTTACGGCCTGGTCTCGCGTTACGGTCTGATCGCTTTCGCTTCGTCGCTAGATCAGATCGGCCCGTTGGCCAAAACCGTTGAAGACGCGGCGTTGCTTTTAAATGTTATCGCCGGTTATGACACTCTGGACTCCACATCGGTTAAACAACCGGTCAAAGACTACACGGAGCTTTTAGATCAGGACATCCGGGGCAAAAAGATCGGCGTTATCAAAGAGTTGCTGGGCAGCGGCATTGACGACGCGGTGCGGCAGACTATACACACGGCTCTGGACAGCTTAAAAAAACAGGGCGCGATTATCGAGGAAGTTGAAATGCCGTCTTTTCAGCACGCGCTGGCCGCATATTATCTGGTCGCCACTTCCGAGGCCTCGGCCAATCTCGCGCGTTTCGACGGCGTGCGTTTCGGCCACCGCAGCCAGAACGCCCGGGATATGCTGGAGTTATTCAAAAAATCCCGCGCGGAGGGTTTTGGCGCAGAAGTCAAACGCCGCATCATGCTTGGCGCTTACGCGCTGTCCGCCGGTTATTACGACGCTTATTATCTCAAGGCGCAAAAAGTCCGCACGGTCATCAAGCAGGATTACCACAAAGCTTTTGCCCGTTACGACGCCGTGCTTTCGCCAACCTCGCCGAGCATTGCTTTTAAACTCGGCGAAAAAATAAATGATCCCCTGAGCATGTATTTTTCCGACATTGCGACTATTCCGGTCAATCTGGCCGGTCTGCCGGGCATCAGCGTGCCCTGCGGCGCGGTTGACGGTCTGCCCGTCGGCTTGCAGCTGGTCGCCGATGAATTTGCCGAACAAAAATTGCTGCAAATCGCCACGGCGGTGGAGCGCGGCAGCCAGTTTGAAAGGATACGCCTATGACGGAATACACAGCGGTCATCGGTCTGGAAATTCACACGCATCTGAAAACCAGGAGCAAGATGTTCTGCGCCTGCTCGACGGAATTCGGCAAACCGCCCAACAGCAACACCTGTCCGGTCTGCACCGGTCAGCCCGGCGCTTTGCCGGTCTTAAATAAAGAAGCGGTCAATCTGGCCATTCGCTGCGGTCTGGCTTTGAACTGCGTTATAAATAAAAAAAGTGTTTTCGCCCGCAAAAATTATTTTTATCCCGATCTGCCCAAAGGCTATCAGATCTCCCAGTTTGACCGGCCCGTCACCTCGAACGGTTTTGTGAATATTCAACTGCCGGACAGTACGGAAAAACGTATCGGCATTACGCGCGCGCATTTGGAAGAAGACGCCGGCAAGCTCGTCCATCAGGGCGCGGAAGGCATCGAGGGTTCGACGGCTTCACAGGTCGATCTCAACCGCTCCAGCGTGCCGCTGCTGGAAATTGTTTCGGAGCCGGACATCCGCTCCGCCGAAGAAGCGCGCGCGTATTTGGACAAAATTAAATCTATTTTACAATTTGCCGGCGTGTCCGACGCCAATATGGAAGAAGGCAAATTACGCTGCGACGCCAACATCTCCATCCGTCCCGCCGGACAAAAAGAATTTGGCGTAAAGGTGGAGATCAAAAATATGAATTCTTTCCGCGCGGTGGAGCGGGCGATCAAGATCGAGATCGAGCGGCAAAAACAGCTTTTGGCGGCCGGTCAGACAATCCTTCAGGAAACGCGCAGTTATGACGAGGCGGCCGGCAAGACCGTGTCAATGCGCAGCAAAGAAGAAAGCCACGATTACCGTTATTTTCCTGAACCGGATCTTCTGCCGCTGCTCATTGATGACGCCTGGATCGCCAGGGTCAAAAAAGAACTGCCGGAGCTGGCCGAACAAAGAATAAGCCGCTATCAGGACGAGTACGGCATTTCCGCTTATGACGCGCGCGTCCTGACGCTCGACAAAGCCGTGTCGGATTTTTTTGACGCGGCGGCCAGATCATACAGCGGCGACAAAAAGACCATCGTTAACTGGCTGACGACCGACGTGCTGGGTTATCTCAAAACTGAAAATCTGGAATTACCGCAGACCAAACTCACACCGGAAAATCTGGCCGAGATGCTCGGCCTCATCGATAATAAAACTATTTCCGGCAAGATCGGCAAAGAGCTAATCGTTCAAATGCTGAAAACCGGCGCGTCCGCCCAGCAGCTCGTGGAAACCAGCGGTCTGCGGCAGATCACCGACGAGAGCGCGCTGCAAAAAATCGTGCAGGAAGTGCTGACCGCCAATCCCCAGCAACTCGCGCAGTATCGCTCCGGCAAGACCGCGCTCAAAGGCTATTTTGTCGGCGAGACAATGAAAAAAACCAAAGGTCAGGCGGCGCCACAGCTGGTCAATCAAATACTGGACAAACTGCTGAAAACTTAAACCTGTTTTTCATTAAACAAAATTTTTACAAAATCTCGTTTGCTGTACAGCACTCTGTCAATATAAACAATTTTATTTTCGCAGCGGTAAAAGATTGTGTAATTTTCACAAATTAAAAAACGGTAATCCGTTTTGGGGATAATTTTAGAATTCAAAGGAGCGCCGATTTTGGGATAACGCGCCAGCCGGGAAATACGGGATAGGATTTTAGCGAGCGTCTTTTGTGCCGCAGCGGGGTTTGCTAATTCCGCGGCAATGTAGCCGCTGATTTCCTGCAAGTCCTGTCTAGCCAGCGGGGCAAGGCACAGCTTGGTCATTTGGTCAGGCCGAGACTCGTTTTTACTTCGGCCAGAGACAGCCAGCCTTTGGCGCCGGACTGTCTGCCGCGCGCTAGTTCAGACAGGAGTTGATTGGTCGCCTGCATTTTTTCATAATCCCGCAGAGCCATCAGCGCATAAAGACCGCGCCCGTTTTTAGTCAGAAATACCGGCGCGTCAACCGCGATGTCACGCAGCACTTCAGTGTAATTGCGCAAATCTGAAACCGGTTTAATAGTGGGCATTTTGCCGCTCCTTTTTAGCTGTAAAAATTATAGCATAATTTAACAGCAAATATAGCAGCAGTCATTCTGGTTAAATTACGGTACAATAACGTCTATGAACTTGCTCCGCGAGATTTTTCACCCTTACAAACGCATAAAAAAAGCGCGTTTTGAGGCCTGTACGATGTGCCAGCTCAAATGCGTAAGCTGTGATACGGCCAGCGGTGAATCGCGCCGCAATGCCGTAGGCTGGGGCTATCTCAAGGCCGCTGATTTTCAAAAATTTGCCGCGCAAAATCCCGCGATCAAAATGATCGAGCTTTCCAACTGGGGAGAGATTTTTCTCAATCCCGAAATCGCCGAAATTTTCCGCATCGGTTATGAGCATGGCCTGGAGCTGACCGCCGGCAACGGCACAAATCTGAACAACGTAAAGCCAGAAGTTTTGGAAGCGCTGGTCAAATATCGGGTACGCTATATTTCGGTGTCACTCGACGGCGCGTCGCAGGAAACCTACGCGCAGTACCGGCGCGGCGGCAATTTTGACCGTGTCATCGCCAATCTCAAAATACTCAATGAATTTAAGCGGCGGCATAATTCTCCGTATCCGCGGCTCGGCTGGCAATTTATAGTTTTCGGCCACAATGAACACGAGCTGGCCAAAGCGCGCGCTCTGGCGAAAGAACTAAATATGGAATTCAAACCCAAATTAAACGCGCACGAAGAAAATTCTCCGCTGCGCAATCCCGAAGCCGTGCGCCGCGAGCTGGGCTTGAAATACATTTCCCGCGCCGAGTACGAACAAAAGACCGGCCGTTTTCGCGCGCTGGCCTGCCATCAGCTCTGGCAGCAGCCGCAGATCAATTGGGACGGCAAACTGCTGGGCTGCTGTCAGAATATTTGGGGCGATTTTGGCAATGTGCTGGAAACGCCGCTCAAAGATTTGCTGATTAGCGAGAAATATCTTTACGCCAAGAAAATCCTGCTGGCCGCGCCGGAAGCCAGACGCCGGCCTTTGCGGCCTGATCTGCCCTGCGCGCGCTGCGTGTTTTTCCACCGGCTAAAATCGCTGCGTCTCGGGACATTTATAAACAGAGAGGAGTTAAAACAATGAATGCCGACGTAATAAGCAAACTTAAAGAAATAGACCGGCTAAAAAAAGAGCTGGACGGATTGCAACCGTTTGATAAAACGGTATGGGAATATTTTAAAGCCTACTTAGACACTGAGCTAACTTACAACAGCAACGCTATTGAGGGCAGCACGCTTTCTTTGTGGGAAACCAAAGAGATTTTAGACAAAGGTTATGTTTATAAGACTACGCCAACCAGAGAAATTCTAGAAGTTATCAATCACCGCGATGCTCTAAGATACCTGGAAACTTTAACCAGCGCCAAGCCGCCTTATATCATCTCTACCGCGGAAATACTAAATCTGCACAGAGAAATATTAAAAGGCATAAAAAATGACCGGGCTGGAAAATTCAGGCAAGAGAATGTTTACATTCGCCTAAAAAAAGAGGACGCCTCAACCGCCGTAAAGAATTTTCCAGAATGGCAAGCCGTGCCGGAATTAGTGACCGATCTTTTACGCTGGCTAAGAGATAGCGAAAAAAACTATCATCCGGTTATCCTGGCAGCAGAGCTGCATTATAGATTTGTGGCTATCCATCCGTTCATAGACGGCAACGGCAGAACATCACGT
This genomic interval carries:
- the gatA gene encoding Asp-tRNA(Asn)/Glu-tRNA(Gln) amidotransferase subunit GatA, which encodes MQHLTLKELQKKLRGGETTAVEAAQKVLTQIQKHEPVVKAYLQVFAADALAQAQKADELLRATGGDEADRRERPLLGIPLAIKDNMNLLNTETTCASKILQGYISPYTATAVQKLQAAGAVIVGKTNLDEFAMGSSTENSAFQQTTNPWDKERVPGGSSGGAAAAVAADECFGCLGSDTGGSIRQPASFCGVVGLKPTYGLVSRYGLIAFASSLDQIGPLAKTVEDAALLLNVIAGYDTLDSTSVKQPVKDYTELLDQDIRGKKIGVIKELLGSGIDDAVRQTIHTALDSLKKQGAIIEEVEMPSFQHALAAYYLVATSEASANLARFDGVRFGHRSQNARDMLELFKKSRAEGFGAEVKRRIMLGAYALSAGYYDAYYLKAQKVRTVIKQDYHKAFARYDAVLSPTSPSIAFKLGEKINDPLSMYFSDIATIPVNLAGLPGISVPCGAVDGLPVGLQLVADEFAEQKLLQIATAVERGSQFERIRL
- the gatB gene encoding Asp-tRNA(Asn)/Glu-tRNA(Gln) amidotransferase subunit GatB, with product MTEYTAVIGLEIHTHLKTRSKMFCACSTEFGKPPNSNTCPVCTGQPGALPVLNKEAVNLAIRCGLALNCVINKKSVFARKNYFYPDLPKGYQISQFDRPVTSNGFVNIQLPDSTEKRIGITRAHLEEDAGKLVHQGAEGIEGSTASQVDLNRSSVPLLEIVSEPDIRSAEEARAYLDKIKSILQFAGVSDANMEEGKLRCDANISIRPAGQKEFGVKVEIKNMNSFRAVERAIKIEIERQKQLLAAGQTILQETRSYDEAAGKTVSMRSKEESHDYRYFPEPDLLPLLIDDAWIARVKKELPELAEQRISRYQDEYGISAYDARVLTLDKAVSDFFDAAARSYSGDKKTIVNWLTTDVLGYLKTENLELPQTKLTPENLAEMLGLIDNKTISGKIGKELIVQMLKTGASAQQLVETSGLRQITDESALQKIVQEVLTANPQQLAQYRSGKTALKGYFVGETMKKTKGQAAPQLVNQILDKLLKT
- a CDS encoding type II toxin-antitoxin system RelE/ParE family toxin is translated as MTKLCLAPLARQDLQEISGYIAAELANPAAAQKTLAKILSRISRLARYPKIGAPLNSKIIPKTDYRFLICENYTIFYRCENKIVYIDRVLYSKRDFVKILFNEKQV
- a CDS encoding type II toxin-antitoxin system prevent-host-death family antitoxin, yielding MPTIKPVSDLRNYTEVLRDIAVDAPVFLTKNGRGLYALMALRDYEKMQATNQLLSELARGRQSGAKGWLSLAEVKTSLGLTK
- a CDS encoding radical SAM protein produces the protein MNLLREIFHPYKRIKKARFEACTMCQLKCVSCDTASGESRRNAVGWGYLKAADFQKFAAQNPAIKMIELSNWGEIFLNPEIAEIFRIGYEHGLELTAGNGTNLNNVKPEVLEALVKYRVRYISVSLDGASQETYAQYRRGGNFDRVIANLKILNEFKRRHNSPYPRLGWQFIVFGHNEHELAKARALAKELNMEFKPKLNAHEENSPLRNPEAVRRELGLKYISRAEYEQKTGRFRALACHQLWQQPQINWDGKLLGCCQNIWGDFGNVLETPLKDLLISEKYLYAKKILLAAPEARRRPLRPDLPCARCVFFHRLKSLRLGTFINREELKQ
- a CDS encoding Fic family protein; the encoded protein is MNADVISKLKEIDRLKKELDGLQPFDKTVWEYFKAYLDTELTYNSNAIEGSTLSLWETKEILDKGYVYKTTPTREILEVINHRDALRYLETLTSAKPPYIISTAEILNLHREILKGIKNDRAGKFRQENVYIRLKKEDASTAVKNFPEWQAVPELVTDLLRWLRDSEKNYHPVILAAELHYRFVAIHPFIDGNGRTSRLLMNLILLQNGYTFANVAMQHRTTYINAITTADNTQDMTVFYLVVIEALKTMLELYIKTFKERIIWK